A section of the Halococcus agarilyticus genome encodes:
- a CDS encoding GMP synthase subunit A, with protein sequence MTRIVVVDNHGQFTHLEGRALRDIGVETEIVDNTTPPDEIDADGLVLSGGPSIDESGRCDEYLDLGVPVLGICLGMQIIADELGGAVGAGDYGGYADVTVEIDEPEDSLVGSLAPETRVWASHADEVVALPDGFVRTGKSDVCDIESMSDPDRGLYGVQWHPEVAHTAAGEEVFENFRTICES encoded by the coding sequence ATGACACGCATCGTCGTCGTCGACAACCACGGCCAGTTCACCCACCTCGAAGGCCGGGCGTTGCGCGACATCGGCGTCGAGACAGAGATCGTCGACAACACCACTCCGCCCGACGAGATCGACGCCGACGGTCTCGTCCTGTCGGGCGGGCCGTCGATCGACGAGAGCGGGCGGTGTGACGAGTACCTCGACCTCGGCGTCCCGGTTCTCGGGATCTGCCTCGGGATGCAGATCATCGCGGACGAGCTCGGTGGGGCGGTCGGTGCCGGCGACTACGGGGGCTACGCCGACGTGACCGTCGAGATCGACGAGCCCGAGGACTCGCTGGTGGGCTCGCTCGCGCCGGAGACCCGCGTCTGGGCGAGCCACGCCGACGAGGTGGTCGCCCTCCCCGACGGGTTCGTTCGCACGGGAAAGAGCGACGTCTGTGACATCGAGTCGATGAGCGATCCCGATCGGGGGCTCTACGGCGTCCAGTGGCATCCCGAGGTCGCCCACACCGCGGCGGGGGAGGAAGTCTTCGAGAACTTCCGCACCATCTGTGAGTCGTAA
- a CDS encoding DUF2070 family protein yields MTTTQGDLAALSRYVFRAPRWYASLGFALVVAALAGVAAFDSRFVLEDAWQGVFFIGIPTVVAAVLTPPVDRRLGGQLTPNRASLLALVCELVLVVVLVVAGFLAVLTPLGQGFVFDALTIGLASIFALRLLAVMAVSRKSLLAASVPASIQTATAALLVLIYSGTMRFVEVGGPLLRSYLSRPSQGPAEFQAVEPLDFALLGLTCVLYAVGVRVFVAAIDRPWRRSLGVSVLDFVRGFIGHIAEGTRELEKFFEALGEEAIVPVSVLAARRPDGTEKARFVLPMIHPGPMGEIGGGNLPERVARSADGLGFPPHATAGHDFNLVTEHEVDTVLDAAARAHERIEYTETATPGRRATVGEATVTGHAVGDSALLVSTYAPGFADDVDYSVGLSAAAEARSRGLSDVLLADAHNSNNGLEGPDLGHVVPGSQRSFDLMEAAGTVAEGLRNAPRDTLKLGVAWDETPWEPTDGIGPLGIRVAVFDVGGDTTAYVLIDGNNMEPGLRETIVGSLPVDTAEVLTTDTHVVNTVSSTNQVGGAIDADELAARIETLVEEALADREPVAAGMATERAEVTVFGNDRTETLASHANAMVAMGGALAAALVLALMAVSVLLFFAA; encoded by the coding sequence ATGACGACCACGCAGGGCGATCTCGCGGCGCTCTCGCGGTACGTGTTCCGCGCGCCGCGGTGGTACGCGAGCCTCGGGTTCGCGCTGGTGGTCGCCGCGCTCGCGGGCGTCGCGGCGTTCGACTCGCGGTTCGTCCTCGAAGACGCGTGGCAGGGGGTGTTCTTCATCGGGATCCCCACGGTGGTCGCGGCGGTGCTCACCCCGCCGGTCGACCGCCGACTCGGCGGACAGCTCACCCCGAACCGGGCGTCGCTGCTCGCGCTCGTGTGCGAACTCGTGCTCGTCGTCGTGCTCGTCGTGGCGGGCTTTCTCGCCGTGCTCACGCCGCTCGGCCAGGGGTTCGTCTTCGACGCGTTGACGATCGGGCTCGCGTCGATATTCGCGCTCCGGCTGCTCGCCGTGATGGCGGTCTCGCGGAAGTCGCTGCTCGCCGCGAGCGTGCCCGCGAGCATCCAGACCGCGACCGCCGCGCTGCTCGTTCTGATCTACAGCGGCACGATGCGGTTCGTCGAGGTCGGCGGCCCGCTGCTTCGATCGTACCTCTCGCGGCCGAGCCAGGGGCCCGCCGAGTTCCAGGCCGTCGAACCGCTCGACTTCGCGCTCCTCGGGCTGACCTGCGTGCTGTACGCGGTCGGCGTCCGGGTGTTCGTCGCCGCGATCGACCGGCCGTGGCGGCGGAGCCTCGGCGTCTCGGTGCTGGACTTCGTCCGGGGGTTCATCGGCCACATCGCCGAGGGCACACGGGAGCTGGAGAAGTTCTTCGAGGCGCTCGGCGAGGAGGCGATCGTCCCCGTCTCGGTGCTCGCCGCCCGCCGGCCCGACGGCACCGAGAAAGCGCGCTTCGTCCTCCCGATGATCCATCCGGGACCGATGGGCGAGATCGGCGGCGGCAACCTCCCCGAACGGGTCGCCCGGAGCGCCGACGGCCTCGGCTTCCCGCCGCACGCCACTGCTGGCCACGACTTCAACCTCGTGACCGAGCACGAGGTCGACACGGTGCTCGACGCGGCCGCGCGTGCACACGAGCGTATCGAGTACACGGAGACCGCGACGCCGGGCCGGCGCGCGACCGTCGGCGAGGCAACCGTGACCGGCCACGCCGTCGGCGACAGCGCGCTGCTCGTCTCGACGTACGCCCCGGGGTTCGCCGACGACGTCGACTACTCCGTGGGGCTCTCGGCGGCCGCGGAGGCGCGCTCACGCGGGCTCTCGGACGTCTTGCTCGCCGACGCCCACAACTCCAACAACGGGCTCGAAGGCCCGGATCTCGGTCACGTCGTCCCCGGCAGCCAGCGATCGTTCGACCTGATGGAGGCCGCCGGCACGGTCGCCGAGGGGCTCCGGAACGCGCCCCGGGACACCCTCAAACTCGGCGTCGCATGGGACGAGACGCCGTGGGAGCCCACCGACGGCATCGGCCCGCTCGGCATCCGGGTCGCGGTGTTCGACGTCGGCGGTGACACCACCGCCTACGTCCTGATCGACGGCAACAACATGGAGCCGGGTCTCCGCGAGACGATCGTCGGCTCCCTTCCCGTGGACACCGCCGAAGTGCTCACGACCGACACCCACGTGGTGAACACCGTGAGCTCGACCAACCAGGTCGGCGGCGCGATCGACGCCGACGAACTCGCGGCGCGGATCGAGACCCTCGTCGAGGAGGCACTCGCCGACCGCGAACCCGTCGCCGCCGGGATGGCGACCGAACGCGCCGAGGTCACGGTGTTCGGCAACGACCGGACCGAGACGCTCGCGAGTCACGCCAACGCGATGGTGGCGATGGGTGGCGCACTCGCCGCCGCCCTCGTCCTCGCGCTGATGGCGGTGAGTGTCCTGCTCTTTTTCGCCGCCTAG
- a CDS encoding VanZ family protein, whose protein sequence is MTSVRVPLAARSVRYALVAVVACVILVASVLEPDPTAAPTMGPFGIVGADKWTHALAYAGLTGTLLYASVSSNRDGSRVVLAVVLAVGFGIGVELVQWPIPYRTASVADAIADAVGALLLALAWRSFGRLVRFVPITRWTTSGE, encoded by the coding sequence ATGACCAGCGTGCGCGTGCCTCTCGCCGCCCGCTCCGTTCGCTACGCGCTCGTCGCCGTCGTCGCTTGCGTCATCCTCGTCGCGTCGGTCCTCGAACCCGACCCGACGGCAGCGCCGACGATGGGACCGTTCGGGATCGTCGGGGCGGACAAGTGGACGCACGCACTCGCGTACGCGGGGCTCACGGGGACACTACTGTACGCGTCGGTGTCGTCGAACCGCGACGGCAGTCGGGTGGTCCTCGCCGTCGTGCTCGCGGTCGGGTTCGGGATCGGCGTCGAGCTCGTTCAGTGGCCGATCCCCTACCGAACCGCGAGCGTCGCCGATGCGATCGCGGACGCGGTCGGTGCGCTCCTCCTCGCGCTCGCGTGGCGGTCGTTCGGCCGGCTCGTGCGGTTCGTCCCGATCACCCGATGGACGACATCGGGCGAGTGA
- the pth2 gene encoding peptidyl-tRNA hydrolase Pth2, translating to MKQAIVARTDLGMGRGKLAAQVAHASLSAVEDTSATVRKEWQGEGQTKVVLKGDGERTLFELADRAEREGLPHAVIRDAGRTQLDPGTVTALAVGPGEDRVVDRVTGDLSLY from the coding sequence ATGAAACAGGCCATCGTCGCGCGCACGGACCTGGGGATGGGCCGGGGGAAGCTCGCCGCCCAGGTCGCCCACGCCTCGCTGTCGGCCGTCGAGGACACGTCGGCGACCGTTCGGAAGGAGTGGCAGGGCGAGGGCCAGACAAAGGTGGTGCTCAAGGGGGATGGGGAGCGGACGCTGTTCGAGCTCGCGGACCGCGCCGAGCGCGAGGGGCTGCCCCACGCGGTGATTCGAGATGCGGGCCGCACCCAGCTCGACCCCGGCACCGTGACCGCGCTCGCGGTCGGGCCCGGCGAGGATCGCGTCGTCGATCGCGTCACGGGCGATCTCTCGCTGTACTGA
- a CDS encoding AI-2E family transporter, whose protein sequence is MSASRVGPPTDRTRIGWWAFVLALAVIAGFVAYSFVGMAVLGVFGYYATRPICRRLADRIDSDGIAAGITVLLVVVPILLLVAYAGFNVFQQVQGAVGASGSGAFGGVVDLSMVPAEQRGTVRTLLQNPAQIVSQPQQMAQSVVTVGAQAFGAVAGGIVLVGLALTLSFFLLQNDDRLGGGLEALFGGRDTVAYAYAAAVDEDLESVFFGNLLFVLTMAVIATIAYGATDLLAPAGLGVPMVLVLGVLTGVASLIPVVVGKVIYLPVVAYLGVQALRTGSGGAIAFVVGALVGYFLVLDILPQTFIQPYITGRQLDMLVLMFAYILGPILWGWYGFFLLPIVFIAILELVRIVLPELVRGDRLTPTVSLGEGVGTDPRSARDDVPAGGTTDADEDDDPAGAD, encoded by the coding sequence ATGTCTGCTTCACGGGTCGGTCCGCCGACCGATCGCACCCGGATCGGCTGGTGGGCGTTCGTGCTCGCGCTCGCCGTCATCGCCGGGTTCGTGGCCTACTCGTTCGTCGGGATGGCGGTGCTCGGGGTGTTCGGTTACTACGCCACCAGGCCGATCTGTCGCCGCCTCGCCGACCGGATCGACTCGGACGGGATCGCGGCGGGCATCACAGTCCTGCTGGTCGTCGTGCCGATCCTCCTGCTCGTGGCCTACGCGGGGTTCAACGTCTTTCAGCAGGTCCAGGGGGCCGTCGGCGCAAGCGGTTCGGGCGCGTTCGGGGGGGTCGTCGATCTGAGCATGGTCCCGGCCGAGCAGCGAGGGACGGTGCGGACGCTCCTCCAGAACCCGGCACAGATCGTCAGTCAACCCCAGCAGATGGCACAGTCGGTGGTCACCGTCGGCGCGCAGGCGTTCGGCGCGGTCGCCGGCGGGATCGTGCTCGTCGGGCTCGCGCTCACGCTCTCCTTCTTTCTCCTCCAGAACGACGACCGGCTCGGCGGCGGGCTCGAAGCGCTGTTCGGCGGTCGGGACACGGTGGCGTACGCCTACGCCGCGGCGGTCGACGAGGACCTCGAATCGGTGTTCTTCGGCAACCTCCTGTTCGTGCTCACGATGGCGGTGATCGCGACGATCGCCTACGGGGCGACGGATCTCCTCGCGCCCGCGGGCCTCGGCGTGCCGATGGTGCTCGTCCTGGGGGTCCTGACCGGCGTCGCCAGCCTGATCCCGGTCGTGGTGGGCAAGGTGATCTACCTCCCGGTCGTGGCGTATCTGGGAGTACAGGCGCTCCGGACGGGCAGCGGCGGTGCGATCGCGTTCGTCGTCGGGGCGCTCGTGGGCTACTTCCTCGTGCTCGACATCCTGCCACAGACGTTCATCCAACCCTATATCACGGGCCGACAGCTCGACATGCTGGTGTTGATGTTCGCGTACATCCTCGGGCCGATCCTCTGGGGCTGGTACGGCTTCTTCCTCCTCCCGATCGTGTTCATCGCGATCCTCGAACTCGTCCGGATCGTGCTTCCCGAACTCGTCCGCGGCGATCGGCTCACGCCCACGGTCTCGCTCGGCGAGGGCGTCGGGACCGATCCGCGGTCGGCGCGCGACGACGTCCCTGCCGGGGGGACGACCGATGCGGACGAGGACGACGACCCGGCCGGGGCGGACTGA
- the dcd gene encoding dCTP deaminase, with translation MILSDADIHRRLDEGSLVVEPLADPDLQVQPASVDLRLGREFLEFQRTNIPCIHPDSEHEVEEYVTETHVDDGEEFILHPGDFVLGTTVERVEVPDDLIARVEGRSSLGRLAVVIHATAGIVDPGYRGQVTLELSNLGTAPVALTPGMRISQVIFTELKTAADRPYGTERGSKYQDQAGPQASQIGGDDEFDSHGAGDRVEPGDGRTDDSTDRRHRSEGDGP, from the coding sequence ATGATCCTCTCGGATGCGGACATCCACCGCCGGCTCGACGAGGGCAGCCTCGTCGTCGAGCCGCTCGCCGACCCCGACCTGCAAGTCCAGCCCGCGAGCGTCGACCTCCGGCTGGGCCGCGAATTTCTGGAGTTCCAGCGCACGAACATTCCGTGTATCCACCCCGACTCCGAACACGAAGTCGAGGAGTACGTCACCGAAACCCACGTCGACGACGGCGAGGAGTTCATCCTCCATCCCGGCGATTTCGTTCTCGGAACGACCGTCGAGCGCGTCGAGGTCCCCGACGACCTGATCGCGCGGGTCGAGGGCCGCTCCTCGTTGGGGCGGCTCGCGGTCGTGATCCACGCCACCGCGGGGATCGTCGATCCGGGCTACCGGGGCCAGGTCACGCTCGAACTCTCGAATCTGGGCACTGCACCCGTCGCACTCACTCCCGGAATGCGGATCTCGCAGGTGATCTTCACCGAGCTCAAAACCGCCGCCGACCGGCCCTACGGAACGGAGCGCGGCTCGAAGTACCAGGATCAGGCCGGGCCCCAGGCCTCCCAGATCGGCGGCGACGACGAGTTCGACAGTCATGGAGCCGGCGACCGCGTAGAGCCCGGCGACGGCCGAACCGACGACTCCACCGACCGGCGGCACAGGTCGGAGGGCGACGGCCCATGA
- a CDS encoding class I SAM-dependent methyltransferase: MADLSTAQTFYGRWARLYDAIATLPGVGSWREAAARSLDLSPGDTVIEMGCGTGANFRYLRERVGPTGTLVGVDFTRGMLDRAATRIAREGRSNVHLVRGDATQPPIEGPVDAVLASFVVGMLADPAAAVDGWLDLVAPGGRVALLDAARSSRASARPLDAAFRLFVAASTPPATQLRYENPPWESLDERVAAARRPLADRTVDHTHETFGFGFVRLSSGRVVGSGE, encoded by the coding sequence ATGGCCGACCTTTCGACGGCACAGACGTTCTACGGCCGGTGGGCCCGACTCTACGACGCGATCGCCACGCTCCCCGGCGTCGGCTCGTGGCGCGAGGCGGCCGCCCGGAGCCTCGACCTCTCGCCGGGCGACACCGTGATCGAGATGGGCTGTGGGACGGGGGCGAATTTTCGATACCTTCGCGAGCGGGTCGGCCCCACTGGAACCCTCGTCGGCGTCGACTTCACCCGCGGGATGCTCGACCGGGCAGCCACCCGTATCGCGCGCGAGGGCCGGTCGAACGTCCATCTCGTTCGTGGCGACGCCACCCAGCCCCCGATCGAGGGGCCCGTCGACGCGGTGCTCGCGAGCTTCGTCGTCGGGATGCTCGCCGATCCGGCGGCGGCGGTCGACGGCTGGCTCGATCTCGTCGCACCTGGCGGCCGCGTCGCGCTGCTCGACGCCGCACGGAGTTCACGGGCCAGCGCGCGGCCGCTCGACGCCGCGTTCCGGCTGTTCGTCGCCGCGAGTACCCCACCAGCGACCCAGTTGCGCTACGAGAACCCGCCGTGGGAATCCCTCGACGAGCGCGTGGCGGCCGCGCGCCGACCGCTCGCCGATCGGACGGTCGATCACACCCACGAGACGTTCGGCTTCGGGTTCGTCAGGCTGTCGAGCGGGCGAGTCGTCGGATCTGGCGAATAA
- a CDS encoding DUF7001 family protein, with protein sequence MVERITLYRAPTTAADADEIAAWLRERVDAAVTVRDRYLDRFVDDDLPAAFARARVLDPYERETGNEMLGIVRYEERAIEHPERAGGVIYDGQGVQRALSARIPADERDLDHLHVPLLDRVLGTWGAHDKRWHKRVNVLGQPALLSVPGLFEAPAKPEAYYQAQQRHAMLSGDAPPREVLENQVDGEFLVDDDPRTTDALKGYVLQAVEYLDTGSAFCDDERCRLHNAHRQPGVIEAQLRQPTFCETHAERYG encoded by the coding sequence ATGGTCGAACGGATCACGCTCTACCGCGCGCCCACCACCGCGGCCGACGCCGACGAGATCGCCGCGTGGCTCCGCGAGCGCGTCGACGCCGCAGTGACGGTCCGCGACCGATACCTCGATCGCTTCGTCGACGACGACCTCCCCGCAGCGTTCGCGCGGGCGCGGGTGCTCGATCCATACGAGCGCGAGACGGGCAACGAGATGCTCGGGATCGTGCGGTACGAGGAGCGCGCCATCGAGCACCCCGAGCGCGCGGGCGGGGTGATCTACGACGGCCAGGGGGTCCAGCGCGCGCTGAGTGCTCGAATCCCGGCCGACGAGCGCGACCTCGATCACCTCCACGTCCCCCTGCTCGATCGCGTGCTCGGGACGTGGGGCGCACACGACAAACGGTGGCACAAGCGGGTGAACGTCCTCGGCCAGCCGGCCCTGCTCTCGGTGCCCGGTCTGTTCGAGGCCCCCGCGAAGCCCGAAGCCTACTACCAAGCACAGCAGCGCCACGCCATGCTCTCGGGGGATGCGCCGCCGCGCGAAGTCCTCGAAAACCAGGTCGACGGCGAGTTCCTCGTCGACGACGATCCCCGCACGACCGACGCGCTGAAGGGGTACGTCCTTCAGGCGGTCGAGTACCTCGACACGGGCTCGGCCTTCTGTGACGACGAGCGGTGTCGCCTCCACAACGCCCACCGACAGCCAGGCGTGATCGAAGCACAGCTCCGCCAGCCCACGTTCTGCGAGACCCATGCCGAACGGTACGGATAG
- a CDS encoding thiamine-phosphate synthase family protein — protein MKFVEELVVEEFLPTFRSMLAERLRERDLTQSEVASILGISQSAVSKYAHGEVARNEEVLHDERVRDLADDLADGLATGDLTPVGALVEIEVLIRRLERGDLLARLHEERVPELAENGGYDVHDPEGTLRAAERTRSSVRRGLRVLENTSGFAGLIPNVGSNLVECTPDAEGIDDVAGVPGRIFDVKGRTTVPGDPEFGVSGHVAGVLLAARANGSDARAALDLRYDDALRDRLESLGLELVAFDGETEVEAAIADVPVAEADVLYQTGAMGIEPITYLLAPSAEAAAERVRDLV, from the coding sequence ATGAAGTTCGTCGAGGAGCTCGTCGTCGAGGAGTTTCTCCCGACGTTTCGCTCGATGCTCGCCGAACGGCTGCGCGAGCGCGACCTCACCCAGAGCGAGGTCGCGTCGATCCTCGGCATCAGCCAGTCCGCGGTCTCGAAGTACGCCCACGGCGAGGTCGCCCGGAACGAGGAGGTCCTTCACGACGAGCGGGTGCGCGACCTCGCCGACGACCTCGCCGACGGTCTCGCGACCGGCGACCTGACCCCGGTGGGCGCGCTCGTCGAGATCGAGGTGCTGATCCGGCGGCTCGAACGCGGCGACCTGCTCGCGCGGCTCCACGAGGAGCGGGTGCCCGAACTCGCCGAAAACGGCGGGTACGACGTCCACGATCCCGAGGGGACGCTCCGGGCGGCCGAACGCACCCGGTCGTCGGTCCGGCGGGGGCTTCGAGTACTGGAGAACACCAGCGGGTTCGCTGGGCTGATCCCGAACGTCGGCTCGAACCTCGTCGAGTGCACCCCCGACGCCGAGGGGATCGACGACGTGGCGGGCGTTCCCGGCCGGATCTTCGACGTCAAGGGCCGGACCACGGTGCCGGGCGACCCCGAGTTCGGCGTCTCGGGCCACGTCGCGGGCGTGTTGCTCGCCGCGCGCGCGAACGGGAGCGACGCCCGCGCCGCGCTCGATCTCCGGTACGACGACGCCCTCCGCGATCGGCTCGAATCACTGGGGCTCGAACTCGTGGCGTTCGACGGCGAGACCGAGGTCGAGGCAGCCATCGCCGATGTCCCGGTCGCCGAGGCGGACGTGCTCTACCAGACCGGCGCGATGGGGATCGAGCCGATCACGTACCTGCTCGCACCGAGCGCCGAGGCCGCCGCCGAGCGCGTGCGCGATCTCGTCTGA
- a CDS encoding RDD family protein codes for MGSDDTDAGSGGSVERTKLHLASWDDRFVAWLIDLLLVGAVVSTFGGVGDLFTLATDAFFVSIPFLGANGVGFWLYWTALEGYRGQSAGKMVMDIAVTDERGGEIGYPAAAIESFGKAFVLPLDVLIGWLAMEEEYVRLFNRLSSTIVVDLPEGERVPTDVEYVPPKD; via the coding sequence ATGGGCAGCGACGACACCGACGCCGGATCGGGCGGATCGGTGGAGAGGACGAAACTCCACCTCGCGTCGTGGGACGATCGCTTCGTCGCGTGGCTGATCGATCTCCTGCTCGTCGGTGCGGTCGTCTCGACGTTCGGCGGGGTGGGGGACCTCTTCACCCTCGCCACCGACGCGTTCTTCGTGTCGATCCCGTTTCTCGGGGCCAACGGCGTCGGGTTCTGGCTCTACTGGACGGCGCTCGAAGGCTATCGCGGTCAGTCGGCCGGGAAGATGGTGATGGACATCGCGGTGACCGACGAACGGGGCGGGGAGATCGGCTACCCGGCGGCGGCGATCGAGAGCTTCGGGAAGGCGTTCGTGCTGCCCCTCGACGTGCTGATCGGCTGGCTCGCGATGGAGGAGGAGTACGTCCGGCTGTTCAACAGACTCTCCTCGACCATCGTCGTCGATCTCCCCGAGGGGGAGCGCGTTCCGACGGACGTCGAGTACGTCCCCCCGAAGGACTGA
- a CDS encoding SagB/ThcOx family dehydrogenase yields MVDAREYHERTKHSPRTLRADDFELDFSNRPHPSKTYVDLSRRSLGTVSTPPEVPVLEAIANDTVEPEGTPGDGPETIDLTTLCHYAAGVTKTLEVRGETASFRAAACTGKLYHVDLYAITGDLDGSENDDNGIEAGVYHYDPDTDEFHVLREGDYRGVLADAAGDHAGVADAPVTIVATSEWWRNAWKYRERTYRHAFWDSGTILANLLAVAHASGHRAEIVTGFADDSVVRLLGLDPDDQAPLELVAVGRDDSEADVRTVEPIDPIDPATELTSEPVDYPLIPDAWRASTLSDGTAADEWRERFTTAADDADRFGTHSPGDGERIDLDPVDSDTASARPVENTIGRRGSLREYSHEPISARKFATVLDRALGGVPFDCFGSDGGDGSRAPSTLVDPYCLVHAVEGVPSGAYQYHHAEDTLERIGETDRETAGQLALGQSVVGDAAANVYLMADVEAIVERCGNRGYRLAQLEGGIALGRLYLATYAHRALGGRGFTFFDDRVTEHLSPRAADGTPMTLFALGKPAE; encoded by the coding sequence ATGGTCGACGCCCGCGAGTACCACGAGCGGACGAAGCACTCGCCGCGCACGCTGCGCGCGGACGACTTCGAGCTGGATTTCTCGAACCGGCCCCACCCATCGAAAACGTACGTCGACCTGTCGCGGCGTTCGCTCGGAACGGTCTCGACGCCGCCCGAAGTGCCGGTCCTGGAGGCCATCGCGAACGATACCGTGGAGCCGGAGGGGACGCCTGGCGACGGCCCAGAAACGATCGATCTCACGACGCTCTGTCACTACGCCGCCGGCGTGACGAAGACGCTCGAAGTCCGCGGCGAGACCGCGTCGTTCCGCGCGGCCGCCTGCACCGGCAAGCTCTACCACGTCGATCTGTACGCGATCACCGGCGATCTCGACGGCAGCGAGAACGACGATAACGGGATCGAGGCCGGCGTCTATCACTACGATCCCGACACCGACGAGTTCCACGTCCTGCGCGAGGGCGACTACCGTGGCGTGCTGGCCGATGCCGCCGGCGATCACGCGGGCGTCGCCGACGCACCCGTGACGATCGTGGCGACCTCGGAGTGGTGGCGCAACGCGTGGAAGTATCGCGAACGGACCTACCGCCACGCGTTCTGGGACTCCGGAACGATCCTCGCGAACCTCCTCGCGGTCGCACACGCGTCCGGCCACCGCGCCGAGATCGTGACTGGGTTCGCCGACGACTCGGTGGTTCGCCTGCTCGGTCTCGATCCCGACGACCAGGCACCCCTCGAACTCGTCGCCGTGGGCCGTGACGACTCCGAGGCGGACGTTCGGACGGTCGAACCCATCGACCCGATCGATCCCGCGACCGAACTCACCTCCGAGCCGGTCGACTACCCGCTGATCCCCGACGCGTGGCGTGCGAGCACTCTTTCGGATGGTACGGCAGCCGACGAGTGGCGCGAGCGATTCACCACCGCTGCGGACGACGCGGACCGCTTTGGCACGCACTCTCCGGGCGATGGCGAGCGGATCGACCTCGACCCTGTCGACAGCGATACCGCCTCCGCACGGCCCGTCGAAAACACCATCGGGCGGCGTGGATCGCTCCGGGAGTACAGCCACGAGCCGATCAGCGCCCGGAAATTTGCCACGGTCCTCGATCGCGCGCTCGGTGGCGTTCCGTTCGACTGTTTCGGATCCGATGGAGGGGACGGATCACGCGCGCCGTCGACGCTCGTGGACCCCTACTGTCTCGTCCACGCCGTCGAGGGAGTTCCGAGCGGGGCCTATCAGTACCACCACGCCGAGGACACGCTCGAACGGATCGGCGAGACGGACCGCGAGACCGCCGGCCAGCTCGCGCTCGGCCAGTCCGTCGTGGGCGACGCCGCGGCGAACGTCTACCTGATGGCCGACGTGGAGGCGATCGTCGAGCGATGCGGGAATCGGGGCTACCGGCTCGCACAGCTCGAAGGCGGGATCGCGCTCGGGCGGCTCTACCTCGCCACCTACGCCCACCGTGCGCTCGGCGGACGCGGGTTCACGTTCTTCGACGATCGCGTGACCGAACATCTCTCGCCACGCGCCGCGGACGGGACTCCGATGACGCTGTTCGCGCTCGGCAAGCCCGCGGAGTGA